A window of Desulfocurvibacter africanus subsp. africanus DSM 2603 contains these coding sequences:
- a CDS encoding OmpA/MotB family protein has translation MAVRSPLEKLRRRRMDQEGGEDWHLSLADMMTLLLCFFVLLASISQVDYTLFDEIAGSMQTALKPSEARKSGLREAVTRELDRQATLEHIISDLQQRFRGEAAEHVQFQLRPGAVAINLHGPAFFDSGSAELTPDAVRMLRKIGVVLVGVPYHLTVEGHTDNVPIQTGAFDSNWELSALRATRVARFLISQGVRPDNMKIVGLADTRPLLPNNDASGAALPENQTRNRRVVILVAPEGN, from the coding sequence ATGGCGGTGCGAAGCCCGTTGGAGAAACTGCGCAGGCGCAGGATGGATCAGGAAGGAGGAGAGGACTGGCACCTCTCCCTGGCCGACATGATGACCTTGCTGCTGTGCTTTTTCGTGCTGCTGGCCTCCATCTCCCAGGTGGACTACACCCTCTTCGACGAAATCGCCGGTTCCATGCAGACGGCCCTGAAACCGTCCGAGGCCCGCAAGTCGGGTCTGCGCGAGGCTGTTACCCGCGAGTTGGACAGGCAGGCCACCCTGGAGCACATCATAAGCGACCTGCAACAACGCTTTCGCGGCGAGGCCGCCGAGCACGTCCAATTTCAGCTGCGGCCCGGCGCCGTGGCCATCAACCTGCACGGCCCGGCCTTTTTCGACTCGGGCAGCGCCGAGCTGACCCCGGACGCCGTGCGCATGCTGCGCAAGATCGGCGTCGTGCTGGTGGGCGTGCCCTACCACCTGACCGTGGAAGGCCACACGGACAACGTGCCCATCCAGACCGGGGCCTTTGATTCCAACTGGGAACTCTCGGCCCTGCGGGCCACGCGCGTGGCCCGCTTCCTCATCAGCCAGGGCGTGCGGCCCGACAACATGAAAATCGTGGGTCTGGCCGACACCCGGCCCCTGCTGCCCAACAACGACGCCAGCGGAGCCGCCCTGCCCGAGAACCAGACACGCAACCGCCGCGTGGTCATTCTTGTGGCTCCGGAAGGGAACTAG
- a CDS encoding STT3 domain-containing protein: protein MASNNAHGTEGRFSILLLVLIVTAAWTLGLHLARLPDWTNQRGSTFVAGQPLLTTADGYYYLRLAEEHASGEYRDRDELRPGQIKRPEHVPPVSALASALHKTLSIPMRELAFYLPPALAVLSSLALALAGWAVAGPWGGLAAGLAGAASPFWFVRCSLGWFDTDPLNLFFPVLAALGLTGFAFGPWGYWSARSRQVQNEPEQPPGSWRVRAAQLLLCAAGIVGLALWWPSVGLLALPLFCLAYGLSFMAPASRTERLAKLGLLLLLAAGLGFLGLGLHRHLPQALAGFTSLGDSALAHLGLITKQSSGAFAEVGQSISELTPLEISRLPQDLAGGWLPLAASLAGLALAALRRDWAALMLILPFVLLGALAGFAQRFVIFLVPAYALGLSLLAGTLAARPGIARLRPAMRLALAGLLAMTLAAPGVWASLTRPVHPAFNTAQAALAMSVGSAGSSSGLFWNWWDQGYFLQYFAKVPTLIDGGSQDPERIFLASLPLASNDPALAARWMRFVAAHDVEGFRRLAQRLGGPRQAAELLRAVFADPEQTEKMLTAAGLDPGQWKPYLFPAMRKPVFIYLTVDIIYKGWWYYYGSLFSESQAKTPPETTLVPMAMATIDKGRGTMQIGQGILPLSMVVEVSRNGLEHSQGASAEGMVALRVAGSPYLTLLVRPMYDSVAGQLLYGDPKGFQEFKQLAYHPFVGGVWLVQ from the coding sequence ATGGCTTCGAACAACGCGCACGGCACGGAAGGACGCTTTTCGATCCTGCTCCTGGTGCTGATCGTCACGGCGGCCTGGACGCTGGGGCTGCACCTGGCGCGCCTGCCGGACTGGACGAATCAGCGCGGCTCGACCTTCGTGGCCGGACAGCCGCTGCTGACCACGGCCGATGGCTATTACTATTTGCGCCTGGCCGAGGAGCACGCGAGCGGCGAGTACCGCGACAGGGATGAGCTGCGGCCCGGCCAGATTAAACGGCCGGAACATGTTCCGCCCGTGAGCGCCCTGGCCTCCGCGCTGCACAAGACCCTATCCATCCCCATGCGCGAGCTTGCCTTTTACCTGCCGCCAGCCCTGGCCGTGCTGTCGAGTTTGGCCCTGGCTCTGGCCGGCTGGGCCGTGGCCGGGCCATGGGGAGGTCTTGCGGCGGGCTTGGCCGGGGCAGCCAGCCCGTTCTGGTTCGTGCGTTGCTCCCTGGGCTGGTTCGACACCGATCCGCTCAATTTGTTCTTTCCCGTCCTGGCCGCGTTGGGGTTGACCGGGTTCGCCTTTGGCCCTTGGGGCTATTGGAGCGCCCGGAGCCGGCAGGTACAGAACGAGCCTGAACAGCCGCCCGGATCGTGGCGCGTCCGTGCGGCACAACTGCTGCTGTGCGCCGCCGGGATAGTCGGCTTGGCCCTGTGGTGGCCCAGCGTCGGCCTGCTGGCCCTGCCGCTGTTCTGCTTGGCCTACGGCCTCAGTTTCATGGCTCCGGCATCCAGGACCGAACGGCTGGCCAAGCTCGGGCTGCTGCTTCTGCTGGCCGCTGGCCTGGGCTTCCTGGGCTTGGGCCTGCACCGTCACCTGCCCCAGGCTCTGGCCGGCTTTACGTCCCTGGGAGATTCGGCCCTGGCCCACCTGGGTCTCATCACCAAACAAAGCAGCGGCGCATTCGCCGAAGTGGGGCAGTCCATCTCCGAGCTGACGCCCCTGGAGATCAGCCGTTTGCCTCAGGATCTGGCGGGAGGCTGGCTTCCGCTCGCGGCATCCCTTGCGGGTCTGGCCCTGGCCGCGCTTCGGCGCGACTGGGCGGCGCTGATGCTTATCCTGCCATTTGTTCTCCTGGGTGCGTTGGCTGGCTTTGCCCAGCGTTTCGTCATCTTCCTGGTGCCGGCCTATGCTCTGGGTCTGTCCCTGCTGGCAGGCACCCTCGCCGCCAGGCCCGGAATCGCCCGGCTCCGCCCGGCAATGCGCCTGGCCCTGGCCGGGCTGCTGGCCATGACATTGGCCGCGCCCGGAGTCTGGGCCAGCCTGACCCGGCCTGTGCATCCCGCCTTCAATACCGCGCAGGCAGCCCTGGCCATGAGCGTCGGTTCGGCCGGCTCCAGCTCCGGCCTGTTCTGGAACTGGTGGGACCAGGGCTATTTTCTGCAGTACTTCGCAAAGGTGCCTACGTTGATCGACGGCGGCTCCCAGGATCCGGAGCGCATCTTCCTGGCCTCGCTGCCCTTGGCCTCCAATGATCCGGCCCTGGCCGCACGCTGGATGCGCTTCGTGGCCGCGCACGACGTGGAGGGCTTCCGCCGCCTGGCGCAGCGGCTTGGCGGACCGCGACAGGCCGCCGAGCTCCTGCGCGCGGTTTTCGCCGACCCGGAACAGACCGAGAAGATGCTGACCGCCGCTGGCCTCGATCCGGGCCAATGGAAGCCTTATCTGTTTCCGGCCATGCGTAAGCCCGTGTTCATCTATCTCACGGTGGACATTATCTACAAGGGCTGGTGGTACTATTACGGCAGTCTGTTCAGCGAGTCGCAGGCGAAAACACCGCCGGAAACCACGCTTGTGCCGATGGCCATGGCCACCATCGACAAAGGCCGAGGAACCATGCAAATCGGCCAGGGCATCCTGCCCCTGTCCATGGTGGTGGAGGTGAGCCGAAATGGCCTGGAGCATTCCCAGGGGGCTTCCGCCGAGGGCATGGTGGCCCTGCGCGTGGCGGGCTCGCCCTATCTGACGCTGTTGGTCCGGCCCATGTACGACAGCGTGGCCGGCCAGCTTTTATATGGAGATCCCAAGGGCTTCCAGGAATTCAAGCAGCTGGCTTACCACCCCTTCGTGGGCGGCGTCTGGCTCGTGCAGTAA
- a CDS encoding DVU_1551 family NTP transferase has product MADVVAIVLAAGISSRMTGFKPLLDLGGRSSLVRTIDLFHAAGVKDVRVVTGHRVAETRAEAVAAGARVIDNPEYREGMFSSIQAGVRSLSPGAPFLLLPVDIPLVRPGTVRLLLDRHADNPERILHLTYRGERGHPPLLPADLQADILAWGGEGGLMGLLARNEQRALDIPVSDSHILLDMDTDQDATALAERLDYLDYPDREECETLLALRPNVNERGLAHCRAVERFASAMAGALLRAGYEPAPDARLVTAAALLHDVAKGLPSHEREGGRILDQLGFPRVAGIVEAHRDIDLPADAPLTEREIVYLADKLAKGQQLVSVEERFEAKLRLHGHDPEAAAAIRGRMARALRMQKRMEAAMGRSLEQLWG; this is encoded by the coding sequence GTGGCTGATGTCGTCGCAATCGTGCTGGCCGCCGGGATCTCCTCGCGCATGACGGGCTTCAAGCCGCTGCTCGATCTGGGCGGCCGCAGCTCGCTGGTGCGTACAATAGACCTGTTCCACGCTGCCGGGGTGAAGGACGTGCGCGTGGTCACCGGCCATCGCGTGGCCGAGACGCGAGCCGAGGCCGTTGCGGCTGGCGCGCGGGTGATCGACAATCCCGAGTACCGCGAGGGCATGTTCTCTTCGATCCAGGCCGGTGTACGCAGCCTTTCGCCAGGAGCGCCATTCCTGCTGCTGCCCGTGGACATCCCCCTGGTGCGGCCCGGTACCGTGCGGCTGCTCCTCGATCGGCATGCCGATAATCCCGAGCGCATCCTCCATCTCACCTACCGGGGCGAACGCGGCCATCCGCCGCTGCTTCCGGCGGATCTGCAGGCCGACATCCTGGCCTGGGGTGGTGAAGGTGGGCTGATGGGGCTTTTGGCGCGTAATGAGCAGCGCGCCTTGGATATCCCGGTGTCCGACAGCCATATCCTGCTGGACATGGACACGGACCAGGACGCGACGGCCTTGGCCGAACGGCTTGATTACCTCGATTATCCTGACCGCGAGGAGTGCGAAACGCTGCTCGCTCTCAGGCCGAACGTCAACGAACGCGGCCTGGCGCACTGCCGCGCCGTGGAACGCTTCGCCTCGGCCATGGCCGGCGCGCTCCTGCGGGCCGGATACGAACCCGCGCCCGATGCGCGGCTCGTCACCGCAGCCGCCCTGCTGCACGACGTGGCCAAGGGCTTGCCCAGCCACGAGCGGGAGGGCGGACGCATCCTCGATCAGTTGGGGTTTCCCAGGGTGGCGGGCATCGTGGAGGCGCACCGCGACATCGACCTGCCCGCCGACGCACCGCTCACCGAGCGCGAAATAGTCTACCTGGCCGACAAGCTGGCCAAGGGGCAGCAATTGGTGAGCGTGGAGGAGCGCTTCGAGGCCAAGCTAAGGCTGCACGGCCACGACCCCGAGGCGGCTGCGGCCATCAGGGGCCGCATGGCCCGCGCCCTGCGCATGCAAAAGCGCATGGAGGCCGCCATGGGCCGCAGTCTCGAGCAACTCTGGGGCTAG
- a CDS encoding class I SAM-dependent methyltransferase has product MTEGVHQRARQVVRSWLESVSGRTVHGRSRHSDFGRKAYELCKGKGLEIGALHNPFDLDAEVVYLDQRKTAELRAHFKKHPRVRRISQIQLVWKGDAYPFIDDNAFDFVVNSHVLEHVCNPGRVIQEWLRIVRPGGIVYMVVPDKNHCFDRRREITSLEHLIQDYEADTKLIELAHYRDYIFNTAGEAEVTHEASEEFAQKCFKGQTSVHAHTFTARSLDEFLRALAKRVPFELALCEQQRSAPLHIHCALRKVGQPGVQAPNRAFCF; this is encoded by the coding sequence ATGACTGAAGGGGTTCACCAGCGCGCCAGGCAGGTCGTGCGCTCATGGCTGGAGAGCGTCTCGGGCCGAACCGTTCACGGGCGCTCACGTCACTCGGACTTCGGGCGCAAGGCTTACGAACTCTGCAAGGGCAAGGGGCTGGAGATCGGCGCCCTGCACAACCCCTTCGACCTTGACGCCGAGGTCGTTTATTTGGACCAGCGCAAGACGGCCGAGCTACGCGCGCATTTTAAAAAGCACCCCAGGGTGCGGCGCATTTCGCAGATACAGCTCGTGTGGAAGGGCGATGCCTATCCTTTCATCGATGACAACGCCTTCGACTTCGTCGTGAACAGCCATGTCCTTGAGCATGTCTGCAATCCGGGCCGGGTCATCCAGGAGTGGCTGCGCATCGTCCGGCCGGGCGGCATCGTGTACATGGTCGTGCCCGACAAGAATCACTGCTTCGACAGGCGCCGTGAGATCACCAGCCTCGAACACCTCATCCAGGATTACGAGGCGGACACCAAACTCATCGAGCTTGCGCACTACCGCGACTACATCTTCAATACCGCGGGCGAGGCCGAGGTCACGCACGAGGCGAGCGAGGAGTTCGCCCAGAAGTGCTTCAAAGGCCAGACGAGCGTCCATGCGCACACCTTCACTGCCCGAAGCCTAGACGAATTCCTGCGCGCACTGGCCAAGCGTGTTCCCTTCGAGCTTGCCCTGTGCGAACAGCAACGCTCAGCGCCGCTGCACATCCATTGCGCCCTGCGCAAGGTAGGCCAGCCCGGGGTTCAAGCGCCTAATAGAGCATTTTGCTTTTGA
- a CDS encoding PspC domain-containing protein, with amino-acid sequence MNSGGSRRPYRSRNGILLGVCKGLANYLGTSAFVVRMIFILGMLFTGLWPLVGLYFLAALLMKPEPALPPADMHEQELYDLYTRDPARATSSLRERYERVDGRIRRIEDLVTSRSAREADWDRRLRRG; translated from the coding sequence ATTAATTCTGGCGGCTCTCGGCGGCCCTATCGCTCGCGCAATGGCATTCTGCTCGGCGTGTGCAAGGGCTTAGCCAACTACCTGGGCACCTCGGCCTTCGTCGTGCGCATGATCTTCATACTCGGCATGCTCTTCACGGGTCTATGGCCACTGGTGGGCCTGTACTTCCTGGCCGCCCTGCTCATGAAGCCGGAACCGGCCCTGCCGCCGGCCGATATGCATGAACAGGAGCTGTACGACTTGTACACCCGCGACCCGGCCCGCGCCACGAGCAGCCTGCGCGAGCGCTACGAGCGCGTGGATGGCCGCATCCGGCGCATCGAGGACCTCGTAACCTCGCGCTCGGCCCGCGAGGCCGACTGGGATCGCCGTTTGCGCCGGGGTTGA
- the pspA gene encoding phage shock protein PspA — protein MGIFTRVRDIINSNINSILDRAEEPEKLIRLMIQEMEETLVEVKASCAQAMAASKKIGREFEDVQTKLDSWEVRARLAVEKGRDDLAREALIEKRRFAERADSLKAELAMADEHVAQYQEDISKLEEKLAAAMDKQRSLVARHMRARTRKQAYENLRRYDSASAMLRFDHIENRIERMEAEAELAARPGKPSLEQEYARLEHDEDIERELARLKSGQSPEKTGE, from the coding sequence ATGGGCATTTTCACCCGCGTGCGGGACATCATCAACTCCAATATCAACTCCATCCTGGACCGCGCCGAGGAGCCCGAAAAGCTCATCCGGCTTATGATCCAGGAGATGGAAGAGACCCTGGTGGAGGTCAAGGCCTCCTGCGCCCAGGCCATGGCCGCAAGCAAGAAGATCGGCCGGGAATTCGAGGACGTGCAGACCAAGCTCGACTCCTGGGAAGTCCGCGCCAGACTGGCCGTGGAAAAGGGACGCGACGATCTGGCCCGCGAGGCCCTGATCGAGAAGCGCCGTTTCGCCGAGCGCGCCGACAGCCTCAAGGCCGAGCTGGCCATGGCCGACGAGCATGTGGCACAATACCAAGAGGATATCTCCAAGCTGGAGGAGAAGCTGGCCGCGGCCATGGACAAGCAGCGCAGCCTGGTGGCCAGGCACATGCGCGCCAGGACGCGCAAGCAGGCCTACGAGAACCTGCGTCGCTACGACTCCGCCTCGGCCATGCTGCGCTTTGACCACATCGAGAACCGCATCGAGCGCATGGAGGCCGAGGCCGAACTGGCCGCACGCCCCGGCAAGCCCAGCCTGGAGCAGGAGTACGCGCGTCTGGAGCATGACGAGGACATCGAGCGTGAGCTGGCCCGCCTCAAGTCCGGCCAGTCGCCCGAAAAAACCGGAGAGTAA
- a CDS encoding DUF2304 domain-containing protein, with the protein MISLQWTTGILGVSIALIIIYLVRRDHLYTRYSVWWLSMAAAIFVLGVFPRISDVLAGWLGVSYPPSLIFILAGVLYVLKILTMDIERSKMEVKLRRLTQRLAIMEERLEHNERISQDSTLRADSERRSTHPKQ; encoded by the coding sequence ATGATCAGCCTGCAATGGACCACCGGCATTCTGGGCGTGAGCATAGCCCTGATCATCATTTATCTGGTGCGCCGCGACCACCTCTACACGCGTTACAGCGTGTGGTGGCTGTCCATGGCCGCGGCCATTTTCGTCCTGGGCGTTTTCCCGCGAATCTCCGACGTGCTGGCGGGCTGGCTGGGAGTGTCCTATCCGCCGAGCCTCATCTTCATTCTGGCCGGAGTGCTCTACGTGCTGAAGATTTTGACCATGGACATCGAGCGCTCCAAGATGGAGGTCAAGCTCCGTCGCCTGACCCAGCGTCTGGCGATCATGGAGGAGCGCCTGGAGCACAATGAGCGCATAAGTCAAGATTCTACGCTCCGCGCTGATTCCGAACGGCGTTCCACGCACCCCAAGCAGTAA
- a CDS encoding glycosyltransferase, giving the protein MRVLHLGKYYPPALGGMETFLRDLATAQVVQGLEVRVLAHAERPWRLGNREVAEGVDVRRAAILGRLAFAPLAPGYPMALAGLLADFRPQVIHAHLPNTSAFALLGLSALPEAIRPALVLHWHSDVVTDGSRSLARLYPLYRVFEQALLRRADAVVATSEPYLQASDSLAAHRAKCRVISLGLDPLRLPQPSPSEIAAARARTLKHFAKEMRVQGNHFPGGKESERGPSRSGRQCPLPAQMQSALGNDGFLVLAAGRFSHYKGFEVLVRAAGLLPERARVVIAGDGPLRRDLLRLAKELGVEDRVRMPGSLPEAHLHALMAGCDCFCLPSIARAEAFGLVLAEAMRFGRPLISSRLTGSGMSVLNEEGITGLAFEPGNALELASAVHRLMADADLRERLGQAGRKRFDTQLHIAPVSARMTELYRELTARARRRPRRGGKPAA; this is encoded by the coding sequence ATGCGCGTGCTTCATCTGGGCAAATACTATCCTCCCGCCTTGGGGGGCATGGAAACCTTCCTGCGCGACCTGGCCACGGCCCAGGTCGTGCAAGGCTTGGAAGTGCGCGTGCTGGCCCATGCCGAGCGGCCCTGGCGGCTGGGCAATCGGGAGGTCGCGGAGGGTGTGGATGTGCGGCGCGCGGCCATTCTGGGGCGATTGGCCTTCGCGCCCCTTGCGCCAGGGTATCCCATGGCCTTGGCCGGTCTGCTGGCCGACTTCCGGCCCCAGGTAATTCATGCGCATCTGCCCAACACGAGTGCCTTTGCCCTGTTGGGCCTGTCGGCCCTGCCCGAGGCCATACGGCCCGCCCTGGTACTGCACTGGCATTCGGACGTGGTCACGGACGGCAGCCGCAGCCTGGCCAGACTCTACCCCCTGTACCGCGTCTTCGAGCAGGCCCTGTTGCGTCGGGCCGACGCCGTTGTGGCCACATCCGAGCCCTATCTGCAGGCCAGCGACTCCCTGGCCGCGCACCGAGCCAAGTGCCGGGTGATCTCACTTGGGCTGGACCCGCTCAGGCTGCCTCAACCGTCGCCAAGCGAGATCGCCGCCGCCCGGGCGCGCACTCTAAAGCACTTTGCAAAAGAAATGAGGGTCCAGGGAAATCATTTCCCTGGCGGGAAAGAGTCTGAGAGAGGACCGAGCCGGTCTGGCAGGCAGTGCCCTCTCCCGGCTCAAATGCAAAGTGCTCTAGGCAATGACGGTTTCCTCGTCTTGGCGGCGGGCCGCTTCAGCCACTACAAGGGTTTCGAGGTGCTGGTGCGCGCGGCGGGGTTGCTGCCCGAACGAGCGCGCGTGGTTATCGCGGGTGACGGACCGCTTCGCCGGGACCTGCTGCGCCTGGCCAAAGAACTTGGCGTCGAGGATCGCGTGCGCATGCCCGGCAGCCTGCCCGAAGCGCATTTGCACGCGCTCATGGCCGGCTGCGACTGCTTCTGCCTGCCCTCGATAGCGCGAGCCGAGGCCTTCGGGCTGGTGTTGGCCGAGGCCATGCGCTTTGGCCGCCCGCTGATCTCCTCGCGGCTGACCGGCTCGGGCATGAGCGTGCTCAACGAAGAAGGGATTACCGGCCTGGCCTTCGAGCCCGGCAATGCGCTGGAGCTGGCTTCAGCGGTGCACAGACTCATGGCCGATGCGGACTTGCGCGAGCGTCTGGGACAAGCCGGCAGGAAACGTTTCGACACGCAGCTGCACATCGCTCCCGTGTCCGCGCGGATGACGGAGCTTTACCGCGAGCTTACTGCACGAGCCAGACGCCGCCCACGAAGGGGTGGTAAGCCAGCTGCTTGA
- a CDS encoding XdhC family aldehyde oxidoreductase maturation factor, translating to MDLLDIMLDRLGRGESLAHVTILHQDGSTPRTAGARMLVFADGSIAGTIGGGQVEAMAMDMARASLRTGRSARASFDLTGGRDQGMDMICGGRLEALIEPIIDPAKLLPVLQAAQTCRQDRRPFTLLTMLRASEDENGVEIARCLRAPEHAGQPALRQGSCAGEQELEGVLREAGWEPWSLVRQPGADWLVEHYRPRETVYLFGGGHVAQKIAHVAHIAGFRIAVLDDRPEFASRELFPQAELLLAPPSFANVFGLPELAREPMTDTSYVVIVTRGHRHDADVLEQTLRTAAGYIGMIGSRAKREATYRKLGEKGFGPHDFARVHCPIGLDIGAQTPEEIGVSVVAEMILHRAGGPRRG from the coding sequence ATGGACCTGCTGGATATCATGTTGGACCGCCTCGGGCGAGGCGAGTCCTTGGCCCATGTGACCATTCTGCATCAGGACGGCTCCACGCCGCGCACGGCGGGAGCGCGCATGCTCGTGTTCGCGGACGGCTCCATCGCCGGGACCATCGGCGGCGGTCAAGTCGAGGCCATGGCCATGGACATGGCGCGTGCAAGCCTGCGCACTGGCCGGTCCGCGCGCGCCTCCTTCGATCTGACCGGCGGGCGCGACCAGGGCATGGACATGATCTGCGGCGGCAGGCTTGAAGCGCTCATCGAGCCTATTATCGACCCGGCGAAGCTGCTGCCGGTGCTGCAGGCCGCGCAGACCTGCCGCCAGGATCGGCGGCCCTTCACGCTGCTGACCATGCTGCGCGCGAGCGAGGACGAAAACGGCGTGGAGATCGCCCGTTGCCTGCGGGCCCCGGAGCACGCGGGCCAGCCGGCGTTGCGCCAGGGCTCGTGCGCCGGGGAGCAGGAGCTGGAAGGCGTGCTGCGGGAAGCCGGCTGGGAGCCCTGGAGCCTGGTGCGACAGCCGGGCGCGGACTGGCTGGTCGAGCATTACCGGCCGAGGGAGACGGTCTACCTGTTCGGCGGCGGCCACGTGGCGCAGAAGATCGCGCATGTGGCCCACATCGCGGGTTTCCGCATCGCGGTGCTGGACGATCGGCCCGAGTTCGCCAGCAGGGAACTCTTTCCTCAAGCCGAACTGCTGCTTGCGCCGCCCTCCTTCGCCAATGTCTTTGGACTGCCCGAACTTGCCCGCGAACCCATGACTGACACCAGCTATGTGGTCATCGTGACCAGGGGGCACCGCCACGACGCCGATGTCCTGGAGCAGACGCTGCGCACCGCCGCCGGCTACATAGGCATGATCGGCAGCCGCGCCAAGCGCGAAGCGACCTACCGCAAACTAGGGGAAAAGGGCTTCGGCCCGCATGACTTCGCGCGCGTGCATTGCCCCATCGGCCTGGACATCGGCGCGCAGACGCCCGAGGAAATCGGGGTCAGCGTCGTGGCCGAGATGATCCTGCACAGGGCCGGAGGACCTCGTCGTGGCTGA
- the pspF gene encoding phage shock protein operon transcriptional activator, translating into MARDSNSYAPSYQEALGSSEAFLHCQERLSLAAKVNRPLLIIGERGTGKELAARKVHYLSPRWRQPLVTLNCAALAPTLIESELFGHEAGAFTGAQGRRAGRFEEAHDSTLFLDEIGAIPLEAQEKILRVVEYGTFERVGGSRTVEVDVRIVAATNADLPALAEAGRFKRDLLDRLAFEVIHIPPLRERGEDVLLLARHFAGRMAAELSLGQSPRFSRQAERALLAHGWPGNVRELKNVVERSLFRADRPLIRDVALSPFEDCGIFMMGRDSQPDASARESSTQTLHDLSQPSSALPDSGVSFHQVVREFELSLVRRALAAARHNQRKAADLLGLSYDQFRGLYRKFIKELAE; encoded by the coding sequence ATGGCGCGTGACTCCAATTCCTATGCGCCCTCCTACCAGGAGGCTCTGGGCAGTTCCGAGGCGTTCCTGCACTGCCAGGAGCGCTTGTCCCTGGCGGCCAAGGTCAACCGGCCACTGCTCATCATCGGCGAGCGTGGCACGGGCAAGGAGCTGGCCGCGCGCAAGGTGCACTATTTGTCCCCGCGCTGGCGGCAGCCGCTGGTCACACTCAACTGCGCGGCGCTTGCGCCTACGCTCATCGAGTCCGAGCTGTTCGGCCACGAGGCCGGAGCCTTCACCGGCGCGCAGGGTCGGCGAGCGGGCCGTTTCGAGGAAGCCCACGATTCCACGCTGTTCCTGGACGAGATCGGCGCCATTCCGCTGGAGGCGCAGGAGAAGATCCTGCGCGTGGTGGAATACGGGACTTTCGAGCGCGTGGGCGGTTCGCGCACGGTGGAGGTGGATGTGCGCATCGTGGCCGCCACCAACGCCGATCTGCCGGCCCTGGCCGAAGCCGGGCGCTTCAAGCGCGACCTGCTGGACCGGCTGGCCTTCGAGGTCATCCACATCCCGCCCCTGCGCGAGCGCGGCGAGGACGTGCTCTTGCTGGCGCGGCATTTCGCTGGACGTATGGCCGCGGAACTGAGCCTGGGTCAGTCCCCGCGCTTCTCGCGCCAAGCCGAGCGGGCGCTACTGGCTCATGGCTGGCCGGGCAACGTGCGCGAGCTCAAGAACGTGGTGGAGCGCTCCCTGTTCCGCGCCGACAGGCCGCTCATCCGTGATGTCGCCCTTTCGCCCTTCGAGGACTGCGGTATTTTCATGATGGGCCGGGATTCGCAGCCGGATGCCAGCGCCCGTGAATCCTCGACGCAAACCCTGCACGATCTCAGTCAGCCGTCATCCGCATTGCCGGATTCCGGCGTGTCCTTCCACCAGGTCGTGCGCGAGTTCGAGCTGTCGCTCGTGCGTCGCGCCCTGGCCGCCGCGCGCCATAATCAGCGCAAGGCAGCCGATCTGCTCGGCTTGAGCTACGACCAGTTTCGCGGTTTGTACCGCAAGTTCATCAAGGAATTGGCTGAGTAA
- a CDS encoding glycosyltransferase family 2 protein yields MTPETLVIIPAKNEQESVHLVAGAVVSDLGLPVVVVDDASNDETADAARRAGATVLSLRLGLGAWGAMQAGIRYALSRGYKRCVTMDADGQHPVQSLPVVLEPVLRGRADAAIGSCTSRGSPLRQVAWGLFRGIGGLGVGDLTSGFRAYNRRAMELLAGPRATLLDYQDLGVLFLLRGSGLRIVETPIAMACRLSGHSRIFNTWPSVGKYMLHSSILAMSKSVRGSRQSDNAGEDQ; encoded by the coding sequence ATGACGCCGGAAACCCTGGTCATCATCCCAGCCAAGAACGAGCAGGAGTCGGTGCATCTCGTGGCCGGAGCCGTGGTCTCGGACCTGGGCTTGCCCGTGGTTGTGGTGGATGACGCCAGCAACGACGAAACCGCCGACGCCGCGCGCAGGGCCGGGGCGACCGTCCTGAGCTTGCGGCTGGGGCTTGGCGCATGGGGCGCCATGCAGGCCGGCATTCGCTACGCCCTGAGCAGAGGCTACAAGCGCTGCGTGACCATGGATGCCGACGGGCAGCACCCCGTGCAAAGCCTGCCCGTGGTGCTGGAACCGGTGCTGCGCGGCCGGGCCGATGCGGCCATCGGCTCTTGCACGAGCCGGGGCAGCCCCTTGCGGCAAGTCGCCTGGGGTCTTTTCCGGGGTATCGGCGGGCTGGGCGTGGGCGACCTGACTTCCGGCTTCAGGGCTTATAATCGTCGGGCCATGGAACTGCTGGCCGGACCACGCGCCACGCTTCTGGATTACCAGGACCTTGGCGTGCTCTTCCTGCTGCGCGGGAGCGGCCTGCGCATCGTGGAAACGCCCATCGCCATGGCCTGCCGCCTGAGCGGCCATTCGCGTATTTTCAACACCTGGCCTTCGGTGGGCAAATACATGCTGCACAGTTCCATCCTGGCAATGTCGAAGAGCGTGCGCGGTTCCCGCCAATCGGATAATGCCGGGGAGGACCAATGA